From Weissella confusa, a single genomic window includes:
- a CDS encoding amino acid ABC transporter permease, with amino-acid sequence MSEFLSAFSWINIRFLLMGLWVTIEVAVVSVILSFIIGSVLGVIRYVKIPYLSKIVGFIIDLIRNLPLLLIIFFTYFALPKIGIRLGVMTSTIFALTIFESAMLAEVIRSGIVAVPKGQLEGALSNGLSFKQALWYIILPQAYKKMIPPIVSQFVSLIKDTSLATIIMLPEVTYRAQIIYAQEPNAIVAMFFALAVLYFALNYVISKIGRILDRRMAA; translated from the coding sequence ATGAGTGAATTTTTGTCAGCTTTCTCATGGATCAACATCCGCTTCTTGCTGATGGGACTATGGGTAACAATTGAGGTAGCGGTTGTATCTGTTATTTTGAGTTTTATCATCGGTTCAGTCCTAGGTGTTATCCGTTACGTGAAGATTCCTTATCTATCAAAGATTGTTGGTTTTATTATTGATTTGATTCGTAATTTGCCACTTTTGTTGATTATCTTCTTTACGTACTTTGCTTTGCCAAAGATTGGTATTCGCTTGGGTGTTATGACGTCTACGATTTTTGCTTTGACGATTTTCGAGTCAGCAATGTTGGCCGAAGTTATTCGTTCAGGTATCGTAGCCGTACCAAAGGGGCAACTTGAAGGAGCACTTTCAAACGGATTGAGCTTCAAGCAAGCCTTGTGGTACATCATTTTGCCACAAGCCTACAAGAAGATGATCCCACCGATTGTGTCACAATTCGTGTCATTGATTAAGGACACGTCATTGGCAACGATTATCATGTTGCCTGAAGTGACATATCGTGCACAAATTATTTATGCACAAGAACCAAATGCGATTGTCGCAATGTTCTTTGCACTAGCTGTTTTGTACTTCGCTTTGAACTACGTCATCTCAAAGATTGGTCGTATTCTAGATCGTCGTATGGCAGCTTAA
- a CDS encoding Dyp-type peroxidase has product MAEMDYTKAQDVWKDVGQSVEFVVLGLDRTKPLAELQDAITEFADRSQAINRSMNVRAADGNLKVAIGFSYTAWQTLFPNKPVPAELEEFKGLKGAEYSMPGTEGDIFIHVRANDMSIVYEVVRQYMTVLHDVTTVIDETKGFRNFEGRAIIGFIDGTEVPSAADSAEVAVIGDEDPEFVNGSYAFAQKWLHDMDFWGQLKTEVQEKAIGRHKYDDLELEDDEKFHNAHNVSAKVEIDGEERQIVRMNVPFSEPALNKTGTYFIGYSRYWSVTKAMLTQMVEMSDYLLTFSQLMSGQLFFVPSRELLGDIADGEWTE; this is encoded by the coding sequence ATGGCTGAAATGGATTATACAAAGGCACAAGACGTTTGGAAGGACGTTGGTCAAAGCGTTGAATTTGTGGTGTTGGGATTGGACCGCACAAAGCCGTTGGCGGAACTACAAGATGCCATCACGGAATTTGCTGATCGTTCACAAGCGATTAACCGTTCAATGAATGTACGTGCAGCAGACGGAAATTTGAAGGTTGCTATCGGTTTTAGTTATACTGCTTGGCAAACCTTGTTCCCAAACAAGCCAGTTCCAGCTGAACTAGAAGAGTTCAAGGGACTTAAGGGGGCTGAGTATAGCATGCCTGGGACAGAGGGAGATATTTTCATCCACGTGCGTGCGAATGATATGTCAATTGTGTATGAGGTTGTGCGTCAATATATGACCGTTTTGCATGATGTCACGACGGTTATTGATGAAACCAAGGGCTTCCGCAATTTTGAAGGGCGCGCCATTATCGGCTTTATTGATGGGACTGAGGTACCAAGTGCGGCTGACTCCGCTGAAGTTGCGGTTATTGGTGACGAGGACCCTGAATTTGTGAACGGGTCATACGCGTTTGCACAAAAGTGGTTGCACGATATGGACTTCTGGGGACAATTAAAGACTGAAGTACAAGAGAAGGCAATTGGCCGGCACAAGTATGACGATCTTGAATTGGAAGACGACGAAAAGTTCCATAACGCACACAATGTGAGTGCCAAGGTCGAAATTGATGGTGAGGAACGTCAAATCGTTCGCATGAATGTGCCGTTCTCAGAGCCCGCCTTGAACAAGACAGGGACGTACTTTATCGGCTATTCACGTTACTGGTCAGTTACCAAGGCGATGTTGACGCAAATGGTTGAGATGTCTGATTATTTGCTGACGTTCTCACAACTCATGTCAGGACAATTATTCTTTGTGCCATCACGTGAGTTATTGGGTGACATTGCGGATGGTGAGTGGACAGAATGA
- a CDS encoding MFS transporter: MSETKQLGKRERTLFVWMLLLTSFSFSISQSAMTTIYPVMASHFSVPISMVQWLTTGFMLVMTVTMPLSPWLLNRVPFKWFLAGIQAMFLLGTFIAINATGFGWVILGRVLEGAAVGFLFPSYQSVIMLITPEESRGASMGMVGLVMGAALATGPIVSGIISQWFNWQGVFVFFELVIGLLFLVNLFVGQNVIVKKDVHLDVPSLIGLFGFAMVLFGIQSLGHTTQPISMIAMMMVGLVLSVYFVHRQGNLSQPMLDFKVFKQAGFTLGLLLTGTSYIALIVMTVLMPLYYQNVLHTSKLVSGLLMVPPAALMAVMNRRSGKLLDQKGLKVVMRIGATSIFIGYAGLALTFGLHNAVLAVIFAAFGEVGNAFMMLPATTYANNQLPDYLITHGSAMISTARQFAGVIGVLVATTIVSVVGNGLHDAYIVLALGMAVMIVTVWRITANYQGTK, encoded by the coding sequence ATGAGCGAGACAAAACAATTAGGTAAGCGTGAACGAACGTTGTTTGTTTGGATGCTGTTGCTGACAAGTTTTTCTTTCTCAATTAGCCAATCAGCTATGACCACGATTTATCCAGTGATGGCTAGTCATTTTAGCGTGCCAATCTCAATGGTACAGTGGCTGACCACTGGGTTTATGTTGGTTATGACGGTGACGATGCCACTGAGTCCTTGGCTGTTGAATCGGGTACCATTCAAGTGGTTCTTAGCTGGTATTCAAGCGATGTTTTTGCTAGGAACATTTATTGCCATTAACGCAACTGGCTTTGGTTGGGTGATTCTTGGTCGTGTGCTTGAAGGTGCTGCTGTTGGATTTTTGTTCCCGAGTTATCAAAGCGTCATTATGTTGATTACGCCAGAAGAGAGTCGCGGTGCCAGCATGGGAATGGTTGGTTTAGTGATGGGGGCTGCCCTAGCAACTGGACCAATTGTGTCCGGTATTATCAGCCAATGGTTCAATTGGCAAGGCGTCTTTGTATTTTTTGAACTTGTTATTGGTTTGCTATTTTTGGTCAATCTATTTGTCGGACAAAACGTCATTGTGAAGAAAGATGTGCATTTGGATGTACCATCATTAATCGGGCTATTCGGGTTTGCGATGGTACTCTTTGGCATTCAGTCATTGGGACACACCACGCAGCCAATCAGTATGATTGCAATGATGATGGTTGGCCTCGTCTTGAGCGTGTATTTTGTACACCGCCAAGGTAATCTGTCACAACCGATGCTCGACTTCAAGGTCTTCAAGCAAGCTGGTTTTACGCTAGGATTGCTGTTGACTGGTACGTCATATATCGCTTTGATTGTTATGACAGTATTGATGCCGTTGTATTATCAGAATGTCCTACACACTAGTAAATTGGTGTCTGGTTTGTTGATGGTACCGCCGGCTGCATTGATGGCCGTGATGAATCGTCGTTCAGGCAAGCTACTTGATCAAAAGGGGCTAAAGGTTGTTATGCGAATTGGGGCTACCAGTATTTTTATTGGTTATGCAGGATTGGCACTAACGTTTGGCTTGCATAACGCTGTATTGGCAGTTATTTTCGCTGCGTTTGGGGAAGTCGGCAATGCCTTTATGATGTTACCGGCCACGACGTATGCGAATAATCAATTACCTGATTATTTGATTACCCATGGTTCGGCAATGATTAGCACGGCCCGCCAATTCGCCGGAGTTATCGGGGTCTTGGTAGCGACGACCATTGTTTCAGTTGTGGGCAACGGATTGCACGACGCATACATTGTCCTTGCCCTTGGTATGGCGGTGATGATTGTGACCGTTTGGCGCATTACAGCTAACTACCAAGGAACAAAATAG
- the rbsR gene encoding ribose utilization transcriptional repressor RbsR, translating to MAKKASIKDVAALAGVSPTTVSQVINKKNDHFPEETIERVMDAVRQLGYVPNQSAKSLRGGGNPLIGVMVPSLRNPFFSDLMQSMQNHAHNLADLVFISVDDDEIEQGLLKMLERGVNGLVIARMLPNALEVDRYLQKQGIPYVVLDQINDSNISDHVKTDEFTGGQVVARHLVELGHKKIALLHPDVMTTNMLERISGFTAIIDEQDDVEIIEIATKLSKHGGLAIANKVAASGATAAFTLNDEMGIGLLRGLKNGGVRVPEDISVIGYDNTDYAEFTVPSLTTVTQAVWRMGQLALDMVLARLKDPALPMQEEILDVRLIQRESTAPAPTK from the coding sequence ATGGCAAAAAAAGCATCAATTAAAGACGTAGCAGCGTTGGCAGGTGTTTCACCAACGACGGTGTCACAAGTTATTAATAAGAAAAACGATCACTTTCCTGAGGAAACAATCGAACGTGTCATGGATGCAGTTCGTCAATTGGGCTACGTGCCAAATCAGAGTGCCAAGAGCCTTCGTGGTGGCGGTAACCCATTGATTGGGGTGATGGTGCCAAGTTTGCGTAATCCATTCTTTTCAGACTTAATGCAAAGTATGCAAAACCATGCCCATAATCTCGCGGACTTGGTCTTCATTTCAGTTGATGACGATGAAATTGAACAAGGCTTGCTGAAGATGTTGGAACGTGGGGTAAACGGGTTGGTGATTGCGCGAATGCTACCGAATGCCTTGGAAGTGGATCGTTATTTGCAGAAGCAAGGCATTCCGTACGTTGTGCTAGATCAAATTAACGATAGTAACATTTCAGACCACGTTAAGACAGATGAATTTACTGGTGGCCAAGTGGTTGCGCGCCACTTAGTTGAACTTGGTCACAAAAAGATTGCTTTATTGCACCCGGATGTAATGACAACGAATATGTTGGAACGTATCTCAGGGTTCACAGCAATTATTGATGAACAAGATGATGTTGAAATTATTGAAATTGCGACGAAACTGTCAAAGCATGGTGGGTTAGCGATTGCGAATAAAGTCGCCGCATCAGGGGCCACGGCTGCCTTTACTTTGAATGATGAAATGGGAATTGGTTTGTTGCGCGGTCTAAAGAATGGTGGCGTGCGCGTACCAGAAGATATTAGTGTTATCGGTTATGACAACACCGACTATGCTGAGTTTACGGTGCCATCACTAACTACGGTGACGCAGGCGGTTTGGCGTATGGGCCAATTAGCATTGGACATGGTGCTAGCACGTCTTAAAGATCCAGCATTGCCAATGCAAGAAGAAATTTTGGATGTTCGTCTAATTCAACGTGAATCAACGGCACCAGCACCAACTAAATAA
- the rbsK gene encoding ribokinase: MNKVVVIGSLNLDIIQNIKRLPLQGETLRIDERSMNLGGKGANQAVAAARQGAEVSFIGAIGKDEAGQQFKALLEDEGINVSGLREKDTATGSATILLEEDGHNTILVYGGANAELSADDVVMSESLIADADYVVAQFEVPQEAVAKGFYLAKKYGVKTVLNPAPVMNAKDIDPAILACTDIIVPNETEAAALLEREPSTKYEDLLAVSDAISELSVQGTIITLGEDGVYYNLDGKDPHTRPIFKVKAVDTTAAGDTFIGAVVSQLKLDATNVADAVEYACKASSLAVSRSGAIRSIPTHSEVVRSLHNED; encoded by the coding sequence ATGAACAAGGTTGTCGTAATTGGTAGTTTGAACTTGGATATCATCCAGAACATTAAGCGTTTGCCTCTCCAAGGAGAGACCTTGCGAATTGACGAACGCAGCATGAACCTTGGTGGAAAGGGTGCCAACCAAGCCGTTGCCGCCGCCCGTCAAGGTGCTGAAGTTAGCTTTATCGGTGCAATTGGAAAGGATGAAGCTGGTCAACAATTCAAGGCCCTACTAGAAGATGAAGGTATTAACGTTTCTGGTTTACGTGAGAAGGATACAGCAACTGGTTCAGCTACGATTTTGCTTGAAGAAGACGGTCACAACACGATTCTTGTGTACGGTGGTGCTAACGCTGAATTGTCAGCTGATGATGTGGTGATGTCTGAATCATTGATTGCAGATGCCGATTATGTGGTTGCACAGTTTGAGGTGCCACAAGAAGCCGTTGCTAAGGGATTCTACCTTGCTAAGAAGTATGGTGTTAAGACAGTCTTGAATCCAGCACCAGTTATGAATGCCAAGGACATTGATCCAGCCATCCTAGCATGCACGGATATCATCGTTCCTAATGAGACTGAAGCAGCCGCGCTATTGGAACGCGAGCCGTCAACAAAGTATGAGGACCTATTGGCAGTTAGTGATGCGATTTCTGAATTGTCAGTACAGGGAACTATCATCACGCTTGGTGAAGATGGCGTTTACTACAACCTTGATGGTAAGGACCCACACACTCGTCCAATCTTTAAGGTAAAGGCAGTTGATACGACTGCCGCTGGTGACACGTTTATCGGGGCGGTTGTTTCACAATTAAAGTTGGATGCGACGAATGTTGCCGATGCAGTTGAATATGCATGTAAGGCATCTTCACTTGCGGTTTCACGTTCTGGTGCAATCCGCTCAATTCCAACTCACTCAGAAGTTGTTCGATCATTGCACAATGAAGACTAA